A genome region from Dolichospermum compactum NIES-806 includes the following:
- a CDS encoding glycosyltransferase family 4 protein: MKICIVTHKIRKGDGQGRVNYEVVKEAIRRGHDLTLLASEIAPDLADNSAVNCIFIPVEMYPTEFIRNFIFAQKSADWLRKNRANVDLIKVNGAITMGASDVNAVHFVHGSWLKSPVHISHKRKDLYGLYQWLFTAANAYWEKQAFRQSKVIIAVSEKVAQELVNIDVPRSQIRVVVNGVDLQEFAPGVSSRTELGLPENVNLALFAGDIRISRKNLDTVLHALVKVPELHLAVVGGTQDSPYPAMAKALNISKRVHFLGYRRDMPQIQRASDLFVFPSRYEPFGLVVIEAMASGLPVITATTTGAADLVNPDCGIVLDNCDDVNALADALGLLNSDRSLRQQMGKVARTIAEQHSWSTMAQTYLNIFEELITHEKHSSHPHLSPSSRPSPLSESTATAN, translated from the coding sequence GTGAAAATTTGTATTGTTACCCACAAAATCAGAAAAGGTGATGGTCAAGGTAGAGTTAATTATGAAGTAGTTAAAGAAGCCATCCGTCGTGGTCATGATCTGACATTATTAGCTAGTGAAATTGCCCCAGATTTAGCCGATAATAGTGCCGTTAATTGTATTTTTATTCCAGTAGAAATGTATCCTACGGAATTTATTCGCAATTTCATTTTTGCTCAAAAAAGTGCCGATTGGTTGCGTAAAAATCGGGCTAACGTAGATTTAATTAAGGTCAATGGCGCGATTACTATGGGGGCAAGTGATGTCAATGCCGTGCATTTTGTGCATGGTTCTTGGTTGAAATCGCCTGTGCATATTTCCCATAAACGTAAAGATTTGTATGGGTTATATCAATGGTTATTTACTGCGGCTAATGCCTATTGGGAAAAACAAGCTTTTCGGCAATCTAAAGTTATTATTGCTGTCTCAGAAAAAGTTGCCCAAGAATTAGTAAATATTGATGTACCTCGTTCACAAATTCGGGTTGTTGTTAATGGTGTAGACTTACAAGAATTTGCTCCTGGTGTCAGTTCTCGGACGGAATTGGGATTACCTGAGAATGTTAATTTGGCATTATTTGCAGGTGATATTCGGATTTCTCGAAAGAACTTAGATACTGTACTTCATGCTTTGGTAAAAGTTCCTGAATTACATTTAGCAGTTGTCGGTGGTACTCAAGATAGCCCTTATCCGGCAATGGCAAAAGCATTAAATATTAGTAAAAGAGTGCATTTTTTAGGTTATCGCCGTGATATGCCCCAAATTCAACGGGCATCAGATTTATTTGTGTTTCCATCCCGTTATGAACCTTTTGGACTTGTAGTGATTGAAGCGATGGCTTCAGGTTTGCCCGTGATTACCGCCACTACTACTGGTGCGGCTGATTTAGTTAATCCCGACTGTGGCATCGTTTTAGACAATTGTGATGATGTTAATGCTTTAGCCGATGCGCTTGGGTTGTTAAATAGCGATCGCTCACTGCGTCAACAAATGGGTAAAGTTGCCCGGACTATTGCCGAACAACATAGCTGGTCAACAATGGCACAAACCTATCTAAATATATTTGAGGAGTTAATCACCCATGAGAAACACAGTTCTCATCCCCACCTATCGCCGTCCTCAAGACCTAGCCCGCTGTCTGAAAGCACTGCAACAGCAAACTAA
- a CDS encoding PIN domain-containing protein — MAIAKGRNKELEDFVYDSSNNLQFVIPSICLMETLVAIEREEKRSQSFSQTIQIEMNEAKRNKELNNSQSFVNYLESSLIDYDDILTDFKKRFLNIIEYLKNHGELIEPSIKMLADDIDVDDTPIQEIKESLITALQEAKAGKRIPLEKMWEGIDAE; from the coding sequence ATGGCAATTGCCAAAGGAAGGAACAAAGAATTAGAAGATTTTGTCTATGATTCTTCAAATAATTTACAATTTGTCATTCCTAGTATTTGTTTAATGGAAACATTAGTAGCAATAGAAAGAGAAGAAAAACGTAGTCAATCTTTTTCTCAAACTATTCAAATAGAAATGAATGAAGCTAAACGAAATAAAGAATTAAATAACTCTCAATCTTTTGTTAATTATTTAGAAAGTTCTTTAATTGATTATGATGACATATTAACTGATTTCAAAAAACGTTTTTTGAATATTATCGAATATTTAAAAAATCATGGTGAATTGATTGAACCAAGCATTAAAATGTTAGCAGATGATATTGATGTTGATGATACTCCAATTCAGGAAATAAAAGAGAGTTTAATAACAGCATTACAAGAAGCAAAAGCAGGAAAAAGAATCCCTTTAGAAAAAATGTGGGAAGGAATTGATGCAGAATGA
- a CDS encoding glycosyltransferase family 2 protein — MRNTVLIPTYRRPQDLARCLKALQQQTKSVDQAIVVVRDTDTETQQFLQQFPPHLLPLQIVTVTQPGVVAALNAGLAQVQGDILSITDDDAAPHPDWLSRINTHFSVNYAIGGVGGRDWVYQGDKLENGSRPIVGKLQWWGRVIGNHHLGVGAPREVDVLKGVNMSFRTQAIGKLRFDDRMQGTGAQVHFEMSFALTLKRAGWKIIYDPSIAVDHYPAQRFDEDQRHNFNDTALINLVHNETLILLEHLSPLRQIVFLSWSILVGTRESLGICQWLRLFPQQKEIASKKLRASLQGRWLGYQKYRNIEKHHFGY, encoded by the coding sequence ATGAGAAACACAGTTCTCATCCCCACCTATCGCCGTCCTCAAGACCTAGCCCGCTGTCTGAAAGCACTGCAACAGCAAACTAAATCAGTTGATCAGGCGATCGTTGTTGTCAGAGATACAGACACAGAAACCCAGCAATTTCTCCAACAATTTCCGCCTCACCTCCTCCCCTTACAGATTGTCACCGTCACCCAGCCGGGAGTCGTCGCCGCCCTCAACGCCGGACTGGCACAAGTACAGGGAGACATTCTTTCCATCACCGATGACGATGCTGCCCCCCACCCGGATTGGTTATCAAGAATTAATACTCACTTCAGCGTCAATTATGCCATTGGTGGCGTTGGTGGCCGTGATTGGGTGTATCAAGGAGACAAACTCGAAAATGGTTCTCGTCCCATAGTTGGTAAATTGCAATGGTGGGGGCGCGTCATTGGCAACCATCACTTAGGAGTAGGCGCACCCCGTGAAGTTGATGTCCTCAAAGGTGTGAATATGAGCTTTCGTACCCAGGCGATCGGCAAATTACGCTTTGACGACAGAATGCAAGGAACAGGCGCACAAGTACATTTTGAAATGTCCTTCGCCCTCACCCTCAAACGTGCCGGATGGAAAATAATTTATGATCCCAGCATTGCAGTAGATCACTATCCAGCCCAAAGATTTGACGAAGATCAACGCCACAACTTTAACGACACCGCATTAATTAACCTAGTCCACAACGAAACCTTAATTTTATTAGAACATCTTTCGCCCCTACGTCAAATTGTATTTTTATCTTGGTCAATTTTAGTTGGAACAAGAGAAAGTTTAGGAATATGTCAATGGCTAAGGTTATTCCCACAACAAAAAGAAATTGCCAGTAAAAAATTGCGAGCATCCTTACAAGGAAGATGGTTAGGATATCAAAAATATAGAAACATAGAAAAACACCATTTTGGCTATTAA
- a CDS encoding glycosyltransferase family 2 protein, with amino-acid sequence MLNINSSEPLVSVIIPTYNRPEYLKQAINSAINQTYQNLEIIVSDNCSSENPQALIESFQDSRIKFWRHEKNIGMLANQFHGFKLATGKYVASLHDDDMWNEDFLSKLVPNLEANPDLILAFCDQYIIDGDSKINVAATENNTRSYKRDQITPGVHKNFTQIGLIDKSIPTAAACVIRNGVLNWDNIPSEVDGMWDLYLTYLCCISGYGVYYVPEKLTKYREHEQTDTMLSGSRNVQAKIRKGKSEIFCYQTFMEDQRLQEFKSYFKTKWLEANTTLGIGLLRDQKITDARRYFWQTLSEQKFNLRTLAALIISFIPANLTNKIWKISI; translated from the coding sequence ATGTTAAATATTAACTCCTCCGAACCTTTGGTAAGCGTGATTATCCCTACATATAATCGCCCAGAATACCTGAAACAAGCCATTAATAGTGCTATTAACCAAACCTATCAAAATCTAGAAATCATTGTTTCTGATAATTGTAGTTCCGAAAATCCCCAAGCACTAATTGAATCATTTCAAGACTCACGGATCAAATTTTGGCGACATGAAAAAAATATTGGGATGTTAGCTAATCAGTTTCATGGTTTTAAACTTGCCACAGGTAAATATGTAGCTAGTCTCCATGATGATGATATGTGGAATGAGGACTTTTTATCTAAACTTGTTCCCAACTTAGAAGCAAATCCCGATTTAATTTTGGCATTTTGTGACCAATATATTATAGATGGTGATAGTAAAATTAATGTGGCTGCCACTGAAAACAATACCCGCAGTTATAAACGTGATCAAATCACTCCCGGAGTTCATAAAAATTTTACTCAAATTGGCTTAATTGATAAAAGTATTCCCACTGCGGCTGCTTGTGTAATTAGAAATGGAGTGCTTAATTGGGATAATATTCCTTCAGAAGTTGACGGAATGTGGGATTTATATTTAACATATCTTTGCTGTATTTCTGGTTATGGAGTTTACTATGTTCCCGAAAAATTAACAAAATATCGAGAACATGAACAAACTGATACTATGCTCAGTGGTAGTCGCAATGTTCAAGCAAAAATCCGTAAAGGTAAAAGTGAGATATTCTGTTACCAAACTTTTATGGAAGATCAACGGTTACAGGAATTTAAGTCCTACTTTAAAACCAAATGGTTAGAAGCTAATACAACTTTAGGAATTGGCTTATTACGAGATCAAAAAATTACAGATGCCCGTCGTTATTTTTGGCAAACTTTAAGTGAACAAAAATTTAATTTACGCACTTTAGCGGCTTTAATTATTAGTTTTATTCCTGCCAATCTAACGAATAAAATTTGGAAAATTTCAATTTAA
- a CDS encoding O-antigen ligase family protein — MISKPILFNTVLKEQFSPQDRSAQSWIIILGFILITTACYFTSTASLHLVFPASTFLVAVFLYLRHPIHYIGFTWWIWFLTPLITRFVDYKVGWDPTRQMLIAPYLVVFLTIFTFLKYLPSSLRQGGVPFLLAAIGVSYGCLVGLIYNQPLPVVRSFLDWLSPIIFAFHLFSNWRDYPSYRQHLQRTFIWCVLILGAYGVYQFVVAPEWDRYWLIQSKMFTSAGHPIPFGMRVWSTLHSPGPLGTVMQAGLLLLFTTTGPLIFPASAVGYLSFLLSQVRTSWGGWLLGIILIFGSVKPKIQMRLVTIILVMSICVIPLVTIEPLSKVITTRFESFSNLEQDGSFRDRSATYDRNLNLALSNVVGNGFGNVWKVNEKTGQIEVIVIDSGILDMFFTLGWIGAIPYISGLVLMLITVSNYTEGRFDSFLSAARAIGISSCAQLIIYSGMLSIAGMIMWGFLAMAMAGHKYYSRPQS; from the coding sequence ATGATTTCCAAACCAATACTTTTCAATACAGTTTTAAAAGAACAATTTTCTCCCCAAGATCGATCAGCCCAAAGTTGGATCATCATCCTGGGTTTTATCTTAATCACAACAGCTTGCTACTTTACCAGTACAGCCAGTTTGCACCTTGTTTTTCCCGCCAGTACCTTTCTAGTCGCCGTATTTTTGTACTTACGACATCCCATTCACTATATCGGTTTCACTTGGTGGATTTGGTTTCTCACCCCCTTGATTACTCGTTTCGTTGACTATAAAGTTGGCTGGGACCCCACCAGACAAATGTTAATTGCACCTTATTTAGTCGTATTCCTGACCATATTCACCTTTTTAAAATACCTACCTAGCAGTCTTCGTCAAGGGGGAGTGCCATTTCTTTTAGCAGCCATAGGAGTTTCTTATGGATGTTTAGTAGGTTTAATTTACAATCAACCACTCCCTGTAGTTCGGAGTTTTTTAGATTGGTTAAGTCCCATAATTTTTGCTTTTCACCTATTTTCTAATTGGCGAGATTATCCCAGTTATCGTCAACATCTGCAAAGAACATTTATTTGGTGTGTACTCATACTAGGAGCTTACGGTGTCTATCAATTTGTTGTCGCTCCTGAATGGGATAGATATTGGCTAATCCAATCGAAAATGTTTACCAGTGCTGGACACCCGATTCCTTTTGGAATGCGTGTCTGGAGTACATTACACTCACCTGGTCCATTGGGAACTGTCATGCAAGCTGGTTTACTATTATTATTTACCACCACTGGTCCATTAATTTTCCCCGCTTCTGCTGTGGGTTATTTATCATTTTTACTTTCCCAAGTGCGGACAAGTTGGGGCGGTTGGTTATTAGGAATAATTTTGATTTTTGGTTCAGTAAAACCTAAAATTCAAATGCGATTAGTTACCATAATTTTAGTAATGTCAATCTGTGTTATTCCCTTGGTAACTATCGAACCACTTTCTAAAGTTATTACCACTCGATTTGAAAGTTTTTCTAATCTCGAACAAGATGGTAGTTTCAGAGATAGATCCGCAACTTATGACAGAAACCTGAATTTAGCTCTTTCTAATGTTGTCGGCAACGGCTTTGGTAATGTCTGGAAAGTAAATGAAAAAACTGGACAAATAGAAGTAATTGTCATTGATAGCGGCATTTTAGATATGTTTTTTACCTTGGGTTGGATTGGTGCTATACCCTATATTAGTGGGTTGGTATTAATGCTAATTACCGTTAGTAATTATACAGAAGGTCGCTTTGATAGTTTTCTCAGCGCTGCCCGCGCTATTGGTATCAGTTCTTGCGCCCAGTTAATTATTTATAGCGGGATGCTGAGTATTGCCGGGATGATTATGTGGGGATTTTTAGCAATGGCTATGGCAGGTCATAAATACTATAGCAGGCCACAGAGTTAA